In Streptomyces sp. SN-593, a single genomic region encodes these proteins:
- a CDS encoding DUF3800 domain-containing protein, with protein sequence MTAYRSTPAHLGQLPKLHVYIDETGDRGFSSQSIRQSPFFAMTALLVPGEDEWMIKTTAGGLRALIHDERPEDLLKPLHWVKHFRAKHPERRQRAARALAMLPNAQVIHVIADKSTLGQDYGLSLDGSIFYNYTARLLLERVALTAKHWPGGPRLVVTRLGAVKHMDHGESLAYLSRIRDGLISGQTWNVPWDHIKWPPTWEATSRDGIQLADIHAGMLHCALAGDPASAECARHLLMCKHQLRRSAGGTVMGYGVKVIGRERFVTSRTWYRDWVTKP encoded by the coding sequence GTGACCGCGTACCGAAGCACGCCCGCCCACCTCGGGCAACTGCCCAAGCTGCACGTCTACATCGACGAAACAGGCGACCGCGGATTCAGCTCTCAGTCGATCAGGCAGTCCCCGTTCTTCGCCATGACCGCGCTGCTGGTGCCAGGCGAGGACGAATGGATGATCAAGACCACTGCCGGCGGTCTGCGCGCGCTCATCCATGACGAGCGCCCCGAAGATCTCCTAAAGCCACTCCACTGGGTGAAGCACTTCAGGGCCAAGCACCCCGAGCGTCGGCAGCGAGCGGCCCGCGCCCTCGCAATGCTGCCCAATGCACAGGTCATTCACGTGATCGCCGACAAGTCCACGCTCGGCCAGGACTACGGCCTCTCCCTTGACGGCAGCATCTTCTACAACTACACCGCGCGACTGCTACTCGAACGCGTTGCACTGACCGCGAAGCACTGGCCCGGCGGGCCCCGCCTCGTAGTCACCCGCCTCGGTGCCGTCAAGCACATGGACCACGGCGAATCGCTCGCCTACCTCAGCCGCATCCGCGACGGCCTGATCTCCGGGCAGACCTGGAATGTGCCGTGGGACCACATCAAGTGGCCTCCCACCTGGGAGGCAACAAGCCGCGACGGCATTCAGCTCGCCGACATCCATGCCGGCATGCTGCACTGCGCCCTGGCGGGCGACCCCGCAAGCGCGGAATGCGCCCGCCACCTGCTGATGTGTAAGCACCAATTGCGCCGGTCGGCCGGCGGAACGGTCATGGGGTACGGGGTGAAGGTGATTGGGAGGGAGCGGTTCGTGACCTCTCGAACCTGGTACCGCGACTGGGTGACGAAGCCCTAG
- a CDS encoding NUDIX hydrolase, producing the protein MSVWKNLGEKTVYENPWLRVNLADVELPDGRHLDHYLIRQRPVALATAVNERNEALLLWRHRFITDSWGWELAAGVVETEKGESVEAAAAREMLEETGWRPGPLKHLLTVEPSNGLSDARHHVYWSESAEYVGHPEDDFESERREWVPLVDVPGLVAQGEVRSANTVAALLMLHQMRVS; encoded by the coding sequence GTGTCGGTGTGGAAGAACCTCGGGGAGAAGACCGTCTACGAGAACCCGTGGCTGCGGGTGAACCTCGCCGATGTGGAACTGCCCGACGGTCGACACCTCGACCACTACCTCATCCGGCAGCGCCCCGTCGCATTGGCCACCGCTGTCAACGAACGCAACGAGGCGCTGCTGCTGTGGAGGCACCGGTTCATCACCGACTCGTGGGGCTGGGAGTTGGCGGCCGGCGTGGTTGAGACGGAGAAGGGCGAGAGCGTTGAGGCGGCGGCCGCGCGGGAGATGTTGGAGGAGACGGGGTGGCGGCCGGGTCCGCTGAAGCACCTGCTGACCGTGGAGCCGTCGAACGGGCTCAGCGATGCGCGGCATCACGTGTACTGGTCGGAGAGCGCGGAGTATGTCGGGCATCCGGAGGATGACTTCGAGTCGGAGCGGCGGGAGTGGGTGCCGCTGGTGGACGTGCCCGGGCTGGTGGCTCAGGGTGAGGTGCGGTCGGCTAACACGGTTGCCGCGCTGCTGATGCTGCACCAGATGCGCGTGTCCTGA
- a CDS encoding transcriptional regulator codes for MEPNHILDALLDEAGMSFNGLATRINQAGKARGKTLRYDHTAVLRWLRGATPRGIVPDLICDILAERLGRPITLTDIGLGPAANPASAAPLAGFIERSTALWRGDGQQRADVEQTPLITGLPAIGPVWEWENPPDDLDVSRPGGMRVGSGDIEVLRAARLHYEAMYRQAGGVATRGRIVRFLAEQTAPLVRGAYTDATGRDLHRAVGGLVAVAGICSYDSDRQGLAQRYFHQALRLAKASGDRAFGGYVIALLVNQCLFMRDYRQAVAFAEAGIRAAGTAMSPALATDLYAMQAKAFSRMGDLAGAHRCMTAAEEAAGRIRPGEEPAELGYVQPGLVEAQLAEALISLRDFAPAQDYAAEAVRAQAHARGSIHRLATLATADLGRGEAELAAAHTLDALNLARGQESQRLRDRFVRLRGMLADHGSAAGRNAVEQIDASLSVPL; via the coding sequence ATGGAGCCCAACCACATCCTCGACGCCCTGCTCGACGAGGCCGGCATGTCCTTCAACGGACTCGCCACGCGCATCAACCAGGCCGGGAAGGCACGCGGCAAGACCCTGCGTTACGACCACACCGCCGTGCTCCGCTGGCTCCGTGGAGCCACACCGCGCGGCATAGTCCCCGACCTGATCTGCGACATCCTCGCCGAACGCCTCGGACGCCCCATCACCCTTACCGACATAGGGCTCGGCCCCGCAGCCAACCCCGCGTCAGCCGCGCCCCTGGCCGGGTTCATCGAGCGGTCCACGGCGCTGTGGAGGGGCGACGGGCAGCAACGCGCCGACGTGGAGCAGACTCCGCTCATCACGGGGCTGCCCGCGATCGGCCCGGTGTGGGAGTGGGAGAACCCACCCGATGACCTGGACGTGTCCAGGCCCGGCGGCATGCGCGTCGGCAGCGGCGACATCGAGGTGCTGCGGGCGGCACGCTTGCACTATGAGGCCATGTACCGGCAGGCCGGTGGCGTTGCTACCCGGGGCCGGATCGTGCGGTTCCTCGCGGAGCAGACCGCGCCCCTGGTCCGCGGCGCCTACACGGATGCCACGGGGCGTGACCTACACCGTGCGGTCGGCGGCCTGGTCGCGGTCGCGGGGATCTGCTCCTACGATTCCGACCGGCAGGGCCTGGCGCAGCGCTACTTCCACCAGGCGCTGCGCCTCGCCAAGGCGTCCGGGGACCGTGCTTTCGGCGGGTATGTGATCGCGCTGCTCGTCAACCAGTGTCTGTTCATGCGTGACTACCGGCAGGCCGTAGCGTTCGCTGAGGCGGGCATCCGGGCGGCCGGGACCGCGATGTCGCCGGCGCTGGCCACGGACCTGTACGCGATGCAGGCGAAAGCGTTCTCGCGGATGGGTGATCTTGCCGGGGCGCACCGGTGCATGACCGCGGCGGAGGAAGCGGCCGGGCGTATCCGTCCGGGAGAGGAGCCAGCCGAGTTGGGCTACGTGCAGCCCGGGTTGGTCGAGGCCCAGCTCGCCGAGGCGCTCATCAGCCTCCGCGATTTCGCGCCCGCTCAGGACTACGCGGCGGAGGCGGTGCGGGCACAGGCGCATGCCCGCGGCTCCATCCACCGCCTGGCCACGCTCGCGACCGCAGATCTGGGGCGGGGCGAGGCGGAACTGGCGGCGGCGCACACCCTGGACGCGCTGAACCTGGCGCGGGGGCAGGAGTCTCAGCGGCTGAGGGACCGGTTCGTGCGGCTGCGCGGCATGCTCGCCGACCACGGGTCTGCGGCGGGCCGGAACGCCGTTGAGCAGATCGACGCGTCGCTGTCGGTGCCGCTGTGA
- a CDS encoding helix-turn-helix transcriptional regulator, whose translation MSRTPVPPAAMQERLRVGRRIRVAREERQLSQERLAELAGIGRHSVYRTELATHSPSLDHLVLIAQALGVPLTDLIRD comes from the coding sequence GTGTCAAGAACCCCGGTCCCCCCAGCCGCGATGCAGGAGCGGCTACGTGTCGGGCGCCGGATCCGGGTGGCGCGCGAGGAGCGGCAGCTCAGCCAGGAGCGTCTCGCCGAGCTGGCGGGCATCGGGCGGCACAGCGTCTACCGGACGGAGCTTGCGACTCACTCCCCATCGCTGGATCACCTCGTCCTCATCGCGCAGGCGCTGGGTGTCCCGCTGACCGATCTGATCCGGGACTGA
- a CDS encoding alpha/beta fold hydrolase, whose translation MATYVLVPGADGTAWYWHLVAPLLRERGHHVVTLDLPSRDTATLDDFAEAITAAVRAEVPSGAPGPEAPLVVVAQSLGGFSAPLVCGRLPVDRLVLVNAMVPVPGESAGEWWGNVGQAQAREQYAEALGRTGTDAEFDPRTDFFHDVPPALTEEAFAGEPSGPPPAVFAQPWPLAAWPDVPTRFLQGRGDRFFPLEFQRRLARERLGLDVEELPGGHLLALSRPRELVDALVQSA comes from the coding sequence ATGGCGACGTACGTACTCGTTCCCGGCGCGGACGGCACCGCCTGGTACTGGCATCTGGTGGCGCCGCTGCTGCGCGAGCGCGGCCACCATGTGGTGACCCTCGACCTGCCGTCCCGCGACACCGCGACCCTCGACGACTTCGCCGAGGCGATCACCGCGGCCGTGCGGGCCGAGGTGCCCTCCGGCGCGCCCGGACCGGAGGCGCCGCTGGTGGTCGTGGCGCAGTCGCTCGGCGGGTTCTCCGCGCCGCTGGTGTGCGGACGGCTGCCGGTGGACCGCCTGGTGCTGGTCAACGCGATGGTGCCGGTGCCCGGTGAGAGCGCGGGGGAGTGGTGGGGGAACGTCGGCCAGGCGCAGGCGCGCGAGCAGTACGCCGAGGCGCTCGGCCGGACCGGTACCGACGCCGAGTTCGACCCGCGCACCGACTTCTTCCACGACGTGCCGCCCGCGCTGACCGAGGAGGCGTTCGCCGGGGAGCCGTCCGGGCCGCCGCCCGCGGTGTTCGCCCAGCCCTGGCCGCTGGCCGCGTGGCCGGACGTGCCGACCCGCTTCCTCCAGGGGCGCGGGGACCGCTTCTTCCCGCTGGAGTTCCAGCGGCGGCTGGCCCGCGAGCGGCTCGGTCTCGACGTCGAGGAACTGCCCGGCGGCCACCTGCTGGCGCTCAGCCGGCCCCGCGAACTGGTGGACGCGCTGGTCCAGTCGGCGTGA
- a CDS encoding L,D-transpeptidase family protein, producing the protein MTAALPDATTQRPSEDDDRGPRRHRRPNRTAKRVAVAVSVTAVALALLGAGYVATDHYGTASTDNRDAAGHSATGAARVAAGSSPSSDPMPSTIPGLGPRTRARIPADSRQVLVASGRAKNSSDSLVTLWSRLSDGHWRPGATWSAHNAKDGWTTDHHAGDLHSPIGVFTLHDAGGFDADPGTKLPYDHSSSFHAGGVGFDGETLDEAFDYVIAIDYNRVPGTSPLDGTQPLGASKGGGIWVHVDHGGPTHGCVSIAAAHMVTLLRTLLPADHPVIVMGDGQSLAA; encoded by the coding sequence ATGACTGCCGCCCTCCCAGACGCGACCACCCAGCGTCCCAGCGAAGACGACGACCGTGGCCCCCGCCGGCACCGGCGCCCGAACCGTACCGCGAAGCGGGTGGCGGTCGCCGTGTCGGTCACCGCCGTCGCCCTGGCTCTGCTCGGCGCCGGCTACGTGGCCACCGACCACTACGGCACCGCCTCGACCGACAACCGCGACGCCGCCGGCCACTCCGCCACCGGTGCCGCGCGCGTCGCGGCGGGCAGCTCGCCGTCGAGCGATCCGATGCCGTCGACCATCCCAGGGCTGGGCCCCAGGACGCGCGCCCGGATCCCGGCCGACAGCCGGCAGGTGCTGGTGGCGTCCGGCCGGGCCAAGAACTCGTCCGACTCCCTGGTCACCCTCTGGTCCCGGCTGTCCGACGGGCACTGGCGCCCCGGCGCGACCTGGTCGGCGCACAACGCCAAGGACGGCTGGACCACCGACCACCACGCCGGCGACCTGCACAGCCCGATCGGCGTGTTCACCCTGCACGACGCCGGCGGTTTCGACGCCGACCCGGGCACCAAGCTCCCCTACGACCACTCGTCGAGCTTCCACGCCGGCGGCGTCGGCTTCGACGGCGAGACGCTCGACGAGGCGTTCGACTACGTCATCGCGATCGACTACAACCGCGTCCCCGGCACCTCCCCGCTCGACGGCACCCAGCCGCTCGGCGCGAGCAAGGGCGGCGGCATCTGGGTGCACGTCGACCACGGGGGTCCCACGCACGGCTGCGTCAGCATCGCGGCAGCCCACATGGTGACCCTGCTGCGCACCCTGCTGCCCGCCGACCACCCGGTGATCGTGATGGGCGACGGCCAGTCCCTCGCCGCCTGA
- a CDS encoding phosphatidylinositol-specific phospholipase C domain-containing protein — MTVRLIRRASLRIRAALLGVLTLCLAFSVAGAGGGAASAADTDSLPFSGSTGSGLHNTYDPATFTYLAQSLDTGTSMIELDVWDDFITKEWKVSHSNPLGNSNNCVNASSPADLYTGGANKDLESCLDDVRVWLGAHPGHGPLIIKLEMKAGFQTTYGMSPAKLDQSISDHLGGLVYKPSDLLAKPGGGQYASLDAAATAGNWPTRQQLAGRVLLEVIPGTVEESNPTDSLWTDKEYADYLAGLQSQGKLAQANVFPAVHNAAAGDPRSRYSETSIRPWFVVFDGDAATYLNGSIDTSWYDTHHYLLIMTDAQNVPPTLDDTNPTSADAQARIAQLAKAHATIASNDWTGLTDVQSTVLPRG; from the coding sequence GTGACCGTTCGGTTGATCCGCCGAGCTTCCCTACGCATTCGCGCCGCGCTACTGGGCGTTCTGACGCTGTGCCTCGCCTTCTCCGTCGCGGGCGCCGGAGGCGGCGCCGCGTCCGCCGCCGACACGGACTCGCTGCCGTTCTCCGGCAGCACCGGCTCCGGGTTGCACAACACCTACGACCCCGCCACGTTCACGTACCTCGCGCAGTCCCTGGACACCGGGACGTCGATGATCGAACTGGACGTCTGGGACGACTTCATCACCAAGGAGTGGAAGGTCAGCCACTCCAACCCGCTGGGGAACAGCAACAACTGCGTCAACGCGTCCTCCCCGGCCGACCTCTACACCGGCGGCGCCAACAAGGACCTGGAGAGCTGCCTCGACGACGTGCGGGTGTGGCTGGGCGCGCACCCCGGCCACGGCCCGCTGATCATCAAGCTGGAGATGAAGGCCGGATTCCAGACCACCTACGGGATGAGCCCCGCGAAGCTGGACCAGTCGATCAGCGACCACCTGGGCGGCCTGGTCTACAAGCCGTCCGACCTGCTGGCGAAGCCCGGCGGCGGCCAGTACGCGTCGCTGGACGCGGCGGCCACCGCGGGCAACTGGCCGACCCGGCAGCAACTCGCCGGCAGGGTCCTGCTGGAGGTGATCCCCGGCACCGTGGAGGAGTCCAACCCCACGGACTCGCTGTGGACCGACAAGGAGTACGCCGACTACCTCGCCGGGCTCCAGAGCCAGGGCAAGCTGGCGCAGGCCAACGTCTTCCCCGCGGTGCACAACGCGGCGGCCGGCGACCCACGTTCGCGCTACTCCGAGACCTCGATCCGCCCCTGGTTCGTGGTCTTCGACGGTGACGCGGCGACGTACCTGAACGGCAGCATCGACACGAGCTGGTACGACACGCACCACTACCTGCTGATCATGACCGACGCGCAGAACGTGCCGCCCACGCTGGACGACACCAACCCGACGTCGGCCGACGCACAGGCCCGGATCGCCCAACTGGCCAAGGCCCACGCGACGATCGCGTCGAACGACTGGACCGGGCTGACCGACGTCCAGTCGACGGTGCTGCCCCGGGGCTGA
- a CDS encoding LysR substrate-binding domain-containing protein has product MKEWDLKKLQILRALQDAGTVTAAAAALRMTPSAVSQQLTALAKQAGTPVVEAHGRGVRLTGAAHVLLRHAEVVFAQLERAGAELEGYARGEAGLVRIGTIATAISRLVVPAAEFLRGSAPAVTVSVREVEAAAVFEELAAGEVDVAVSLAVDAPTARDPRFAVFPLLTDPLDIALPIGHPLAAAPGLRLAALAEEAWIFGSGGPWRSITLAACADAGFVPEQAHAASDWPAIFSLVAAGMGIALVPQMAVVGGWRRMVAVRPLDADRPVRRIVAAVRAGTEEGALVRRVMGALRHAAELDPFVKLN; this is encoded by the coding sequence ATGAAAGAGTGGGACCTCAAGAAGCTCCAGATCCTCCGCGCCCTCCAGGACGCGGGCACCGTCACGGCCGCCGCGGCCGCCCTGCGGATGACGCCGTCCGCCGTGTCGCAACAGCTCACCGCGCTGGCGAAGCAGGCCGGGACGCCTGTCGTCGAGGCGCACGGCCGCGGGGTGCGGCTGACCGGAGCGGCGCACGTCCTGCTGCGCCACGCCGAGGTGGTCTTCGCGCAACTGGAGCGCGCGGGCGCCGAGTTGGAGGGGTACGCGCGCGGGGAGGCCGGACTGGTGCGGATCGGCACCATCGCCACCGCGATCAGCCGGCTCGTGGTGCCCGCCGCGGAGTTTCTGCGCGGGTCCGCGCCCGCCGTCACGGTCTCGGTGCGCGAGGTCGAGGCGGCGGCGGTCTTCGAGGAGTTGGCGGCGGGGGAGGTGGACGTCGCGGTGTCCCTCGCGGTCGACGCGCCGACCGCCCGTGATCCGCGGTTCGCGGTGTTCCCGCTGCTCACAGACCCGTTGGACATCGCCCTGCCGATCGGCCACCCGCTGGCGGCCGCCCCCGGGCTGCGGCTGGCCGCGCTCGCCGAGGAGGCGTGGATCTTCGGCAGCGGCGGGCCGTGGCGCAGCATCACGCTCGCCGCCTGCGCCGACGCGGGGTTCGTGCCGGAGCAGGCGCACGCCGCCTCCGACTGGCCGGCGATCTTCTCGCTGGTGGCGGCGGGCATGGGAATCGCGCTGGTGCCCCAGATGGCGGTCGTGGGCGGGTGGCGGCGCATGGTCGCGGTCCGGCCGCTCGACGCCGACCGCCCGGTGCGCCGGATCGTGGCGGCGGTCCGCGCGGGCACGGAGGAGGGGGCGCTGGTACGGCGGGTGATGGGGGCGCTGCGGCACGCCGCTGAACTGGACCCATTTGTGAAGTTGAACTGA